The Panicum virgatum strain AP13 chromosome 3N, P.virgatum_v5, whole genome shotgun sequence genome includes the window atcttgggtatatgcggtagtgatgctagcgtagcctacccgtttccctacagtggtaccagagccatcttgcatAGTTTTTAGTCTGGAtcatttgcatataggtgatatgttgttgttgtagattggatctattacttttgcacggtttgattatatcaattggtcataaggggttaaaactggagcgagttgattgcgcggcatgtgacaaaagattagtttgtgttctttctctgttatgcataggacatgtccctaccggctggaatcaccatcgggactaactgtgtgcataagtCAGCAGATTGgaccaacagatcgaggtcatgtgtagatgcagtcttctcaagtgcaaagtttgcacggtcaatgtgattgacctagtgaaaattgaggcattatgaatggctcggatttgaggtgatgcgatcactctgatgagattttcatagggattccatagatgcggcTCCCCCCTCAACCCCCCGCCCGCTGACCGGCCAgcgggaccgccgttgctttctcgctatagcggcttcctaagcgctactttggtagaacacgtcgtacgcctaacttgtttttgcagggtgtgatgtgaatggtatggcctcaatgtcatgtgatgatgtatgtgatgatttgtgcggcctgcgtgtcgcaagttaacacaaccaggttgaggttgcaccattattgtataacgacctgcgtgtcgacttgtgatgtttgaatcctcatgtaattatttcactagctattagatgtagtagcttagtatcttttcatggaggcttcaatcatgatggcgatgatgatcaccacaagacaggacggatggcaatggaggtcaccttggagccatggcgatggagcccattgtgatgcaagaggccatactattcacaatataatatgattatatgcctgtgatgtttattttcctgtaatactattctttcatgcttttacatatggtggatgctttaatcatgatagaatagcttccctcagaaaaggttgagttttttatgccttttaccaatagctgcacctataaattttgatcgttgtgtggtaggtttaccaaagtagagtaccctcagctatcacttttgtatagggtggatgtcggacattcagaagcatagtattggtttactcagcaaagctatcaaaacagttttgggctttaaggcatagggttggggccggggcattggatgccacccaacaaacaagagtcgcatagagatgtgattagtaatttgttacttacctgtatcactacttttctagccgtgatgctaaagctcactagaattttagtgattatggatattgaaccactatatgtcattagagggaagatgactttgatatagtaggttgtcttttgttaaatcagttaatgaaagtctttacataaacttagtgctgaaatcttgctttgctttaatgttgtagatcatgtctgccagtaacaattccactttcaatttgcgttctgttcttgagaaagaaaagttgaatggaacaaactttattgattggtaccgcaacttgagaattgttctcaaacaagagaaaaaggagtatgttcttgagcagccatatcctgatgatctccctgacaatgcaactgctgctgatcacagagcttatgagaagcactgcaatgactcacttgatgtcagctgtctgatgctcgccaccatgtcccctgatctgcagaagcagtatgagcatgcggatgctcataccatgatcgaggggctgcgtgggatgtttcagaaccaagccaggactgagaggttcaatatctcaaagtccttgtttgcgtgcaagctggcagaaggtagcccggtcagtcctcatgtgatcaaaatgattggttacattgagactttggacagacttggttctgaacttcaccaggacttggctactgatgttattctctagtcgctcccggcgagctatgagccttttatcatgaactttcagatgaatggcttggataaaacattaagtgagttgcatgggatgctaaagacagcagaggagagcattaagaagaatcccaatcatgtgatgatgattcagaaggggaacaaaaagaggaagcgttggacgcctcctaatcccaaaggtaaaggcaaggaaaagagttccagtggtgagtcctcgggctctaagctaaagccagcacctaaggccaaatctggcactacttctgaggatgaatgcttccactgtcatgaaaagggacattggtctaggaactgcaagaagtacttggaagaaaagaagaagaagggaagtgagacttccacttcaggtataaatgttatagaaattaatattgcattatcttccagtgaatcatgggtatttgatactggatcgatgattcacacttgcaaatcgttgcagggtctaagtgagactagaagatttgcaagaggcgagttggacgttcgtgtcggcaatggcgcaaaggttgcggtgttggcggtcggcacctaccacttgtctctaccctccggattaggtttagaattaaataattgttattgcattcctgctttgagcaagaacattatttcttcttcatgtttggaagaagttggtgattttaagattgtaatagagaacaaacgttgttctatcttttgcaatggtattttttatgctcattgtccattggtgaatggattatatgttcttgatcttgaggataaatctgtctgtaacattaatactaagaggcttagaccaaatgattggaatcccacttttatttggcattgtcgcttaggtcatataaatgagaagtgcattgaacaactccataaagatggattgttaagctcatttgcttttgaatcatttgacacatgtgagtcttgtttgcttggaaagatgaccaaagcgcctttcactggtcagagtgagagggcgagtgacttgttgggacttgtacataccgatgtatgtggaccaatgagctcaatagccagaggtggttttcagtacttcattactttcactgatgactttagtagatatggctatatctacttaatgaggcacaagtctgaatcgtttgaaaagttcaaagaatttcagaatgaagtacaaaatcaattaggcaagacaattaaatttctgtgatctgatcgtggaggagaatatttgagccttgaatttggtgatcatttgaagcaatgtggaattattccgcagctaactccgcccggaacgcctcaatggaatggggtatccgaacggaggaaccgaaccttgttggacatggttaggtccatgatgagccaagctgattttccattgtcattttggggttatgctcttgaaactgctgcgttcacactgaatagggttccaagtaagtctgttgagaaaacaccatatgagatatggactgggaagcgtcccggattatcttttctcaaagtttgggggtgtgaggcttatgtcaaacgtttgatgtcagataagctcactccaaagtcagacaaatacttttttgtggggtatcctagggaaaccaaaggatattatttttacaataaggcggaaggcaaagtgtttgtcactcgcaatggtgttttcttagaaaaggagtttctctcaaaaggatttagtgggagcaaggtgcaacttgaagaaattcaggaaacacccgaaattgtttcagcacccactgaagatccacgggatgtgcaagatgttgcacaacccgtagttgaggcaccagccccacgaaggtctataagggcacatcgcgctactgacaagttCAACCTCCTtgttacggaggagcgccacgtattattgatggaaaatgatgagcccttgacatacaaagaagcaatgatgggacccgactccgaaaaatggcttgaagccatggaatccgagttaaaatccatgcatggtaaccaagtttggaacttggtcgatcaaattgacagtgtaagacctgtcgactgtaactggatttttagaaaaaattagacatggatggaaatgttcacatctataaggcacgattggtggcgaaaggtttccgacaaattcaaggtgttgactatgaggaaaccttttcgcccgtcgcaatgctaaagtctgttcggattctcctagcaattgccgcatattatgactatgagatatggcaaatggatgtcaaaactgctttccttaatggacatctaagtaaggatgtgtatatgacacagcctgaagattttgtcgatcctaaaaatgctgggaaaatatgtaagcttcagaggtccatctatggattgaagcaagcatctcggagttggaatattcgttttgatgaagtagtcaaagggtttggcttcatcaagaatgaagatgagccttgtgtttacaaaaaggctagtgggagcgcacttgtgtttctggtcctatatgtggatgacatattactgatcggaaatgatattccaatgcttgaagccattaaaacctcattgaaaaagagttattcgatgaaggatttaggagaggcggcttatattctgggtattaggatctatagagatagatcaaaaaggctaattggattaaacCAAGACAcatacattgacaagatattgaatcggttcaatatgcaagattccaagaaaggcttcttgccaatgtcacatggcattactctaagcaagagtcagtgtgctacgacacctgatgagtaaaagaggatgagtatgattccttatgcttcagccatagggtcgatcatgtatgctatgctttgcacgcgcccagatgtttcctttgctctaagtgttacgagcaggtatcagtcagatttcggtgaagctcactggacaattgtaaagagtatccttaagtacttgagaagaactaaggatatgttcctaatatttggaggtgaagatgagctccttgtaaagggttacaccgatgctagttttcaaacaaacaaagatgactccaaatcgcaatccggttttgttttctgcctcaatggtggggcagtgagctggaaaagcttccgaagctgcaaaagaagctgtttggatcagaaagtttgtttctgacttgggtgttgttcctagtgtgTCCAGTctagtggacctctattgtgacaatagtggtgccgttgcactagcaaatgagcctagaacaactaaaaagtccagacatatactgcggaagtatcacctcatccgtaactttgttgagagaggtgatgtgaaggtttgcaaggtgcacacggattcaaacgttgctgatccgttgacgaagcctctcccacaaccaaagcatgaggcacacatgagatctatgggtattagatacttacatcagtgattctagtgtgcgtgggagatttttgtgtcatgaatatgtttatgtaatgataaataattgttatttgttccatggatgattattttttacattgattatcaagtatgtgacttgttcgtgaaactctttgttgacaatgatatgattctaaattatccctagtttatgtcgttgtgtgggacaacaacgacgttgagactagcacatgcattaattaatgatcatgtttcacggatcatggatatggagatatcggattaatgatgtggacacatgttggtgaacatgatgttggattgacccactccaagacaatgttgggattgttattttgtatgtgccatcagttgttcttgagtgttatacctactggatccttagacctgagatcgccattgtttctcactgtgtgtagtggtgcatcttggggctgctaaacgctactccgtgactgggtagttacaaaagtagcttataggtgtgtcatgaaacatggaatgggatgtgagcggatcaagatggaatttgcccctcctagataacaggagagatatctctgggcccctcgagatagttggatttgaaagtgcatggccatgccaaagtgattaaagagttaatcatgatggctaaaggttagttatgaatagaatccactattagatcgagaaaatggtcgagctatcacaaaggtggcacgcatctcgctttgagcttgactggtatcgtgtggcaaagggatcgttGTATcagtatatctaaggttcggccgatatgatctttatgtgtatttgtgagtcactatgccctgttaggtgccgctattgacttgtgattcgaaaatgatttccgatcacgaccacctacacatgaacctaacgggtcacacacttaaggggtttggaatgtttgaaagcttgcctgtatgattgtctctagtgcaagtgggagattgttggtgatatgcccaagagcccatcatcacaatacggtttataggcccaagaggatattgatccaagagggattagagttactaatgggcctatgagatagaagcccattagtacgccctatatatacgagggaggggctaggggggcggaaacccggtgagccgcgccacctcctagccgccgccgctccctctctctctcggccgctgcccatgccgtgcgtgcagtgctagcacaccgacgcctggcgtttcatccccgtacgtgtggactccgtggaggcgctgctgcaactgctgcgctgatcggccgctgggatcaagtacgagaagctcggttcgtgggacgtgatcgactacttcctctacatcgacgcgcgacttcttccgctgcgctgcgcgtctagtggtaacgatctatgatcttctactcgtaAGTATCTTAGATATAtacggtagtgatgctagcgtagacTATCCGTTTCCCTACACCGCAGCCTCCACGAGCTTCCCTTACTTCCACTCCAGCTCGTTCTTCCTCGGGTCCACACCTGCCCCTCCTCAGCGCGACGCGGTGCGGCAGACCAGGCAGGGACACGACGGCGTCAGGGTCGTCTGGAGGGAGCCCCTCAAAAGGGTTGTTGTGCCGCAAAGGAGGCGTTGCAGGCCCGGGCGAACATGCTGGTCCCAAGGAAACATAGCCGTGGGATGCCATGCTCAGCGGCGGCATCCGTGGTCCACGGGTAGAAGCTGTCGGCCACGACGGCGTCGGGGCGGTGGTCAGCCAGGAAGCGGTCGAAAGGCTCGCGGAGCAGCTGGACCACTTCCAGCAACTTGGACCTGTCGGCCTCTGAGCAAATTCCGACGACGCTCTCGACGCCCGGCGGCAGCCCGACGTCGGGGAAGGGGACGGTGGAGATGTCGATCGTCGGGGCGCCGGTGCCGCGGACGGCGTCGTTGGCTCGGTCGACAACCGAGCGGATGACTGCGGCGTTCACGTGGGTGGTGAGGATGGTGCACTTGATGCCGTGAGAGGCGAAGAGGGCGGCCATGTCAGCGACCGGAATGAGGTGGCCCGGCGCGACAAACGGGAAGAAGAGAACATGTAGATGTAGTGGCTGCTGCTCGTCGTTGTAAGCCATGGATGCTTGCTTGGCAGCACCCTTCTTCTCTGGAAGCGTCTTTGGCGACAAAATTGGATCGATTCCTTTATTTGCCCGGGATGTCGAACAAGTTACCGCCCCCATACACTACAAATTGACACCCCCTTTTGCAACGGATAGATGGCAACACATAATTTATTTGTTGCAAGGAATAAGACATCAATGTTTACTAAACCATTGGAAGCATATCCGCTAAGACAACAACGTTTACTAAACCGTTGGAAGCATATCCGCGCTCCTATGTGCCTTTGTCAGCTATGCGGGACTTagtgttttttttaatttattttacaACAAGCAAGCTCTTTTGATGCGCTGTGTATGAGGTTGATGATTAATAAAATAATATACACAGGTGCTGTCGACAAAAAAGGGGCAAGACAAAGGTTCGAACCTGCGACCCCTCCCTACAGGAAGACATTATACCCCGTAACCAGTCGAACTATCACTGGGTTTTGTTTATTGTCTCACTAAATTTTAGTTATAAGAATAATAATGCCGGATCCAGAACATATAAGTTATATATGATATAACACTTCGCACCCTAATCACGCCGCCGCACATCCTATACTGTACGCACCCTAATCACGCCGCCACCACTCTGCGTGGTGGTACCACGCCCGCGCTCCTAATCCCCTCTGCATCGCCCCATCCGGTTCCGTGTTCTTCGTAGCTCCGTGCAAGTGTGGCTGGGCAACACCACAAAAGCAGTAGCGCAGGACGCAGCCATTGGAGAGACAGCGACTGCGAGCGCCGAGCAGCAGGCCAATAGGTATGTCTTGAATTCTCCAACCAATTAAGCCAATCAACATCTCTTTGTTGATATCGTGCAGTTTGACCCTCAATCAGTAGTTGCGAGTACCCCGTTCAATTAATTAAATCGATATCAAGTGTCATGCTTGCCCGCACTAGCTTGACTATTGTGTCCTGCTAGCTATTTACTGAAGCATTAATGTTAATATTCAGTCACAGCATACCACAGTGTTTGTAATGCTCAAGTTGCTATATGGGATTTTTAGCATTCAAATCAAATAGAATACCTAGCTTGGATGTAACCTAAAGGGATCCAAATTAAATGTTGACAAATAAATATGAACTTACAGATGCTATTTATCTATTTATACAGCAAGAGCCTTTTATGGTTTCACAATGGATTTAAAGATCATCAAGGTTCTTTTGGGCTGTCCTAGGCTGTCCTAAAGGTTCTGCTCGGTACTTAGCTGGTGTAGAAGGATTTGTTGAATTTGCATTCAAAAACAAGCCCCAAGATACCAAGATTTATTGTCCATGTCATGAATGCGTGCATACTAGTCTCTTATCCAGGGATGAAATATATGAACATTTGGTCTGCAATGGGATACTTGAGAATTATGAGCAATGGGATTTTCATAGTGACCCTTCAGTGCATCAAGGATGGGATTTTCATGGTGACCCTTCAGTGCAGCACACCGTTGATCAACAGCCACAATCTCAGAATGAAGAAAGGTATGGCAACATGAATCAGATGCTTCGTGAGGCATTTTATCACATGTATGATGACATACCTATGACAGATGTTGGAAATCTTCCAAATCCACCTGTTAGTGGGCCAAATTTAGAAGTAGAAGAGTTCTATAAACTGGTTGAAGATTCACAAAAGCCTTTATGGGAAGGATGTGATTTAACGCTGCTAACTTTACTTGTGCTTTTGTTCAATGTAAAATCCATGAACAAATGGTCAGATAAATCATTAGGTGATCTACTTGGTATTTTGCAGAAGGCTATTCCAAATGGAAAGGAACTGCCCAAAAAATTTTATGAGGCTAAGAAAATTATTTCCAAATTTGGCTTGGGCTATGAAAGTATTCATGCGTGCCCAAATGATTGTGAACTGTTTTGGAAAGACAAGGCAAATGATGATTTTTGCTCAAAGTGCAAGGCTTCTAGGTGGAAAGGTATGGAGCCTGAGACCAAACTAACAAAGAAGCAAAGAAGGAAAGCAACGCCTTGTAAAGTGTTAAGATACTTTCCTGTTAAAGACAGGCTGAAAAGGTTGTTTATGTGCAAAGAAACAGCACCTCTCCTAAGATGGCATGATGAAGAGCGCATCAAGGATGGTGCACTACGACATCCAGCTGACTCCCGAGCATGGATAGACTTTGATGAAAAGTTTCCACAAATTAAGTCAGATCCACGGAATATCCGATTTGGCTTAGCCACCGATGGATTTAATCCATATGGGATGTTGAGTTCCAAATATAGTTGTTGGCCAGTTGTTTTGGTAATATATAACTTACCTCCGTGGTTTTGCATGAAAGAGCATTATCTAATGTTGTCTTTAATAATTCCTGGTTCTAAAAGTCCTGGGGATAAACTTCATGTGTACCTTAAACCACTTTTGGAGGATCTGAAAGATTTATTTGTAAATGGTATGCCAACATATGATGCATCAAGAAATGAAACTTTTGATTTGAGAGC containing:
- the LOC120665915 gene encoding anthocyanin 3'-O-beta-glucosyltransferase-like, translated to MAYNDEQQPLHLHVLFFPFVAPGHLIPVADMAALFASHGIKCTILTTHVNAAVIRSVVDRANDAVRGTGAPTIDISTVPFPDVGLPPGVESVVGICSEADRSKLLEVVQLLREPFDRFLADHRPDAVVADSFYPWTTDAAAEHGIPRLCFLGTSMFARACNASFAAQQPF